Within the Calditerrivibrio sp. genome, the region TATAAGCATAAACGAATCCCATTTTGACAAAATTACCGGTAAAATTGATGTCTCAAAATCCACCATATACATATCAAACCTTTCTGTTAAGGAATCAAAAGGAGTTATATCCTTTATCTATCCCCAGGGGAAAGAAATAGAGCTCTACGGTAATGTTGATCTAAAGTTTGATCTAATGCTACCCCAATTATCCATAAGGCTCAGCAATCTTTCGACAAACATCAGTTTAAACAGGTATGACCTGACGAGTAAAATAACCTCAAAATCTCTGAACGCAGTAGTAATCTCAAAAAAATACTCAGATAAAAGCAGTTACACTGCCACGGGTAATTTTAATGATATCTTTGTGGAAAGAAGTGGCTTTTATGGAATAGTATCCGGAACTTTTTCCTACAATGGGTATGAAAATCTTTTATCAAGTAACATCCTTGTAGAAAAATCTATATTTAAATATCAAAAGTTTAGCTCTTCACAAAAAAGAGGTGAACTCAATCTCCCTTTTAACCTAAATCTCAATATTAACACAAAAGATGGTGTCAAAATAACCGATTCCATCCTTGAAGGTCTGGTGAAAGTGGATCTGTCTGTAACATATTATAAGACATTGACCCTTAAAGGTGAACTATCATTGAAAGACAGCTACTTCTATATTGGTAAAGAGAAATTTTTAGTAACAAGAGGTTCTTTAAAGATTTTAGATAATGAGACCATGTTTGTAAATATGGAAGCAAATGGATCAGGTAAGTTGAACTCCACGAGGATTTTTGTTCAAGGTTATTTGCCAGAATACAAAATAACCGTATACGATTCGAAAAACAAGGGTTATGGTTTATTTGACGCCAATAAAAACCAGGGGAGTAAAGAGCTTTTATCCAAAATAATCAGCGACGCTGTCTTTAAAGATATAATTTCCACAACTAACCGCTTCTTCGGTATAAACCAGGTAAACTTAGAACCATCCCCTACAGGTGGTCAGATCAAGGTTGGTAGAGCCTTTAGTGACAGAATCGAGTTAAATTACATATCAAACCTATCCGAATCAAAAGAGAACAAATTCTCCGCCGAGTACATCATCTTCGATTGGTTCAAAATAAACATATTTTCTAATTCAAAAGGAGGAACCGGTGCGGGTGTTATGTTTGATTTTAATTTTTAGCCTATCGGTATCCATCAAAATTTATGCAAAAAAAATATGCTACGGTGATCTACCACCATCTTTAAAAAATAAATTAAGTGAATACTCCCTTCAAGTTCCACAACATAAGATCTCAGAAATTCTTAGCTTTTTGGGGTATTATATCATTGATGAAGACAGTCAGTCCATCAGCATAGAAAAAGCAAATGTTTTAAAAGATATAAAATTCACTGGTAACTATTTTGTACTTGATTCATCTTTAAAATTAGCCGCAAAGATCTACGAAGGGGACTATATTTATGCTGATACAGTTAACATGGTTAAAGAAAATATTGAAACCTTCTATAAAAACAATGGTTTCCTTGATGTAGAGGTCAATTCATTCTTAAAAGATAGTGTCTTAAATGTCTATATCCATGAAGGGGAAAGATACTTTGTAGATGAAATAGATTTTATAGTAGATGATACAATTATTTCAAAACAAATAACACCAACCCCTTTAAACGATATGGTGATAGAATCTATAATAAATGACCACTATAAAACACTTAAAAAAGAAGGGTACTTCAATGTCAAAGTGTTGAGAGTCGATCTTTTATCAGAACAACGAAAAAGGTTTTTCTCTATCAAAGATCCCATATCATCGCTGTACTCCTTTTTTGTAAAATCCAAGTTTATCAAACCAAGGATAATTCTACAAAAGGGAGATCGCTATACCTTAGATATCCAGATCGATCCCTTTTATGACAACCTTACTGATGAACTCAGAAGATACATCGTTTCAGAATTCAAATCCTTTGACACCTTCGATCTAAGAGAGCTCGAAATAAACATAAAAGACCATTTTATCGAGAAGCAGTTACAGATAGAAGACCTAGAGATTAAAGTAAACATGAATACAATAGCTATACATATTGGTAAAATATCCCCTCTTGTAAAAAAAGAGCCAAACGCAAAAAAAGGTTATATTAACAATATCTATGTAAACAACTACCCCTATGCTACAAAAGAGAAAATCCCAATAACTCCTGAAAGTTTGGATAAACTCCGTAAAGAGATTTTCGATAAATATGCCAAAGATTCCCTTGTCAAAAAGATCTCTTTTGAACAAAATGAAAATGACGATCTGCATTTCACCGTTGAATATTCATCGAAGTATATTGCAGATATATTGAGTAATTCCGATGAGATTGTTTCAAAAATTGACAAAAGATTTTTCCATGACAAAAAAATAACAAATGAGAAACTTCAACAAATCCATGACTACCTTATAAGAAACAAAAACTCAGAAAAAGTCTCCATGGAACTTTTTGATTTGGATAACCAAACAGCCCTTCTACTTATAAATCGTATCAGAGGAAAAGATAATAGAATATTTGGATTTTTAAGTTATAATACCATCGATCTAATTACAGCTGAAATAGGCTATAGTAGATTTGATATTTTAAACAGTGGGCGAACCTTTCAATTAGGTTTTAAAAAATCCTTTAAAGAAACTTCCCTTAAAAGCTCACTATCTGGTCAAAGGACATTCACTCCTAATATAGATGACTATCAAAGCCTTTTTTTTAAAAATAGGGATGAGGATGACTACATCTTTACCGAGGTTGGTATCAGTACACTCATAAAGGTAAATAATCCTATAGAAACATATGTGGGTGCCCAACTGAGTAATCTTGATGTCCATGACTCCAGTTTCTCCGATAGCAACAAAGCTATATATGAACATAAGTACACTCTATTAGCAATCCCAGTAAAACTTTCTTACAAATCAGAGTATTATAACAAACTCAAAGGTACAGGCATATACTCCTATCTGTCCTACAACTACCATCTTGCGAACGGTTACAACTTTAATGAAGTGGAATTACACCTTGAAGGTTTTTATGAGTTTTATAAAGACTGGATTGCAAAAATAGGATTAAATACCCAAAACCTCATAGGGAAAAAAGAAAAAATGCCAGTAACCAATCTACTAACATTAGGAGGGACAAACAAAATGAAAGCTTTTAAATACCGAGAAATAGGGACAAAAGATCATCAAACTAATGCCACCATCGGTGATAAAAAAACAGTCTATAGTTCCCTATTTATAGGGTACACCCCTTATGATAATATTATTTTTGGATCTTTTATTGAACATGGTGGTTTTGGAGATAACTTTAACGATATGAAATATATAAGAGATATAGGGTTAGAGCTTATCATAAAAGCTCAGGAGTTAGGTTTTTTTTCAATAAGTTACGGTTACTCACCCTTTAAACCTTATAAAGGTTACTCCTCAATTTACTTAAATTTCGGTATATCTTTTTAAAAGGGGGTATTATGATTAAAACAGTCTTTAAGATAAACAAAATGGATTGCCCGTCTGAAGAGCAGTTGATAAGACTTTCTCTTTCAAAATTTAATAACATAATGGATTTAGAGTTTTCTATAGATGACAGGATACTAACTGTTTATCATATTGATGACTACTACCCCATCTATGATCAATTAAAAACACTTAACCTGGAGACAACCCTTATAGCATCAGAAAGCATAGAGGGTACATCAGAAGTCTATGAGCATAACAACACCCAATCAAGGTTACTGTGGCAGGTGCTGATAATAAACTTTCTCTTTTTCGTTATAGAGCTTGCATTCGGATTCATTTCTAATTCGTTAGGGCTTGTAGCAGATTCCCTTGATATGTTGGCTGATGCTTTTGTATATGGCCTTGCTCTTATAGCAGTAAAAAGATCGGATGTTTTCAAAAAGAATATTGCCAAGGTAGCAGGATATTTCCAGATGGTGCTTGCCCTCTTTGGATTCTTAGAGGTATTAAGGAGATTTATAGGTGTTGAAAAAGTACCTTCATACGAAATAATGATCGTTATTTCGATATTTGCGATGATAGCTAATATAATAAGCCTAATGATCCTAAACAGAAACAAAAGTAAAGAATCTCATATGAAGGCAAGTATGATATTTACATCAAATGATATCATTGCTAATATTGGTGTTATAATAGCCGGGGTCTTAGTTTATGCTACAGGTTCAAAATACCCAGATCTAATAGTAGGAGCTATCGTTTTTATTGTTGTGGTTGAAGGAGCTACAAGAATTCTTAAGCTTTCCAAGTAAACTAAAAATGCCCGGGACCGGAATCGAACCGGTACAGCCTTAACGGCCGCAGGATTTTAAGTCCTGTGCGTCTACCAATTCCGCCACCCGGGCTGAAACATGACCGTGTAAGTTGGGTTACTTATCAGAATCAGCACTTTTTGTCAAGGGTAAAAAATCTGTTGATAGTTTCATAAAAATTTGTTAATAGTTTAAGGTTTAAGATTTCGGAGGTTAATTTATGATTTTTGATAAGCTATTGGATGTATTCTCAAATGATCTTGCTATAGATCTTGGAACAGCAAATACATTGATTTATGTAAAGGGTAAGGGGATTGTCTGTAGTGAACCCTCTGTAGTAGCTATTAACATTGATACCAAAGAGATCTTAGCTGTGGGCTCAGAAGCTAAAAGCATGCTGGGTAGAACTCCAGCTAACATTGTAGCAATACGACCCATGAAGGATGGTGTTATATCCAATTTTGAAGTTACCGAAAAGATGGTACGTTACTTCATAACAAAAGTGAACAATAAAAGATCCTTTGTAAGACCAAGGGTCATCGTGGCTGTTCCTTCAGGAGCAACACAAGTGGAAAAAAGAGCTGTAAAAGATTCAGCTATTCAAGCTGGCGCCAGAGAGGTTTATATAATAGAAGAACCTATGGCTGCTGCTATAGGTGCTGGACTACCTATTCAAGAGCCCTCTGGTAATATGATAGTTGATATAGGGGGTGGTACCACTGAAGTAGCAGTTATCTCTCTATCAGGTATTGTCTATGCTAACTCAGTAAGGGTTGGTGGAGATGAGATGGATGAAGCCATAGTAAATTATATAAAAAGAAACTACAATCTCCTCATCGGTACCTCCACAGCCGAAAAAATAAAGATGGAGATAGGTTCAGCCTACAGATTAGATGTAGAGATGAGCATTGAGATAAAAGGTAGAGATCTATTAAATGGTATCCCAAAAACAGTTGAGATAACAGACAGCGAGGTCAGAGAAGCTTTAAGTGAGGCTGTTTCTAAAATAGTAGACGCAGTAAAAAATGCCCTTGAAAAGACACCACCAGAGCTATCTGCAGATATAGTTGATAGAGGTATAGTCCTTTCAGGTGGAGGAGCCCTTTTAAAAGGGCTTGATAAAAAGCTTATGGAAGAAACAGGCTTGCCAATTATTGTAGCTGATGATCCCCTTAAAGCAGTTGCATACGGAGCAGGGAAGGTTTTAGATGAGTTAGATCTGCTTAAAAAGGTATGTATAGATTAAGGGATATCTGGAAGAAACTACTTGTTTTCTTCCTTTTTTTCCTCTTTTTAATCATACTCCAAATAAGAAACCCAGAAATAAGAGGCCCTTTTAAAGGGCTTTTGGGTAATTTGCTTAATCCCTTTGTATATTATTCCAACTTTATTTATAAAGGCAGTATAGATCTTTTAAACAAATATTTTTTTTTAGTGGGTGTTAAGGAAGAGAACAATAGAATAAAATCAGAACTTGCAGAACTAATGCTACAAAATAGAATCTTGAGCGAAAAACTCTATGAATATAACAAACTAAAAGAACTTTTAAAATTCAAAGAAACCTATAAGATAAAGGCAGTTGCCGCAAAAGTTGTAGGCAAACATGTTGATGGTTACAGCAAATATGTTATTATCAATGCCGGTTCTGATGATGGTATTGAGTTAAATGATTCTGTAGCAAACGAATTAGGGCTTGTAGGTAAAGTGATAGAGGTGTATGGTAAGAGATCCAAAGTCCTCCTTATAACAGATCCAAACAATAAAGTAAGTGTGATGAATCTAAGAAGTAGGTCCACAGGTATAATGAGTGGTGATGGTAGGGGAGGATTAGTCGTTGAGTTTTATGATAAATTGGATAAAGTTTACAAAGACGATATCTTCATAACATCTGGCATGGGTGGGATATATGTAAAAGGGATGATAACAGGAAAAGTTTACGCCTATTCCAACAACCCATCAGATCTTTTTCAAAGGGTCTATCTCAATCCCACAGTTGTTTTTTCAAAGATCGAAAATGTGTTGGTAGTGAAAAATGAGCTGGAGTAGTTTCTTTCTTGCCCTATTGGCTTCACTGATAGTTTACACGTCCTACCATATATTTTTTTTCTTAAACTATATCGATGTAATTCTCCTACTATTATTACTTTATTTAGATATCTCTAAAGGCTCTTTTTTTGAGTTTATGATACCATTATCCCTTGTAAATGACTATTTCCTTGGATTATACTTTGGCACCTCAGCGCTAATGTTTCTACTTACATATTTTTTAAGGCTTATGGTAAGTACAAACATGTATTTTAAAAGTGACTTGTTAAAATTTTTTTATTACCTAACCACATTTCTTCTCTACAACATAGCTATAAGCTTCATACTCAATGTTTCAGTTTATGCTATGATAATATTAGTTCCCCTTCGAGTCTTCCTTGATATAAGTCTTCTTTACCTTTTAAATTTGATCCTGGAGTCGAGATTTGCAGTTGAGAACAGCAAGTGATAAATTCTTAAAAACAATAAATAGAAAAGTGATGCTATTTTATTTTATAATAGTGATTTTTTTTTCAGTTCTTATAGCAAGGCTTTTCTATCTACAGATCATAAACTATGAAAAATACAAAACTCTTTCTGATAACAATCGAATAAGAGTAGTAAGGATATTTGCCAGTAGGGGAATGTTCCTGGACAGAAAAGGGGTGGTTTTTGTTAAAAACTCACCCAGCTATAATCTTACCCTTTTAAAAGAGGATGTTAAAGATATAAAAGGCACAATAGAGAAACTCAGTAGTGTATTAAATATCAATGCTGAAACCTTTTATAAAAAGATAAAAAACTCTTACCCTTATGTTCCCATCGTTATTAAAAGAGGCTTATCCTTCGAAGATGTCTCATACTTTATGGAACATGCCCAAGATTTTCCAGGAGTAAAGATCGAATTGGAAACCGCACGAAAATATGAAGACGGTGAAGCTGTAAGTCATATTGTGGGCTATACAGGAGAAGTGAACATGGATGAGATTGAGAAATTTGGTATATATTTTCCCGGAGATATCATTGGTAAAACTGGCCTTGAAAGATATTACGAACCTATCCTTAAGGGGAAGAATGGTCTTAAATATGTTGAAGTGGACAGTTTAGGTCAAGCAGTAAGTGTAAGCAATGTAAAAGAACCTATAGCTGGTAACAATATTGCCCTTACAATAGATTTTAACATGCAAAAGTATGCTAAAGAACTTTTTGCAGGTAAAAAAGGTGCTGCTGTAATTCTAAAAATTGACGGAAACGAAGTAATAACACTTTTTTCCGCCCCCACATTTGATCTTAACAGTTTTGTCCCCTATATCTCAGAGCAAACCTGGAAAGAACTTCACAACGAACACAAACCTCTTATAAATAGAGCCACAGAATCTGCCTACCCCCCCGGCTCAGTATTCAAGGTCCTCATGGCTATCGCAAGCCTCAACGAAAAAGTCATCACACCATCTACTGCATTTAATTGTAACGGAGAATTCAACTTTGGAAATTTTACATACAAATGCTGGAATAAGGATGGACATGGTTCAGTGAGTCTTAAAAAATCTATAGCTGAGTCCTGCGATGTTTACTATTACAACGTCGGTCTAAAACTCGGCATAGATAACATAGCAAAATATGCTAAAAATTTTGGACTCGGCAGTAAAACCGGTATAGACCTACCTGTGGAAAGCGCTGGTAATTTCCCCGACCGAGATTGGAAAAAAAAGGTTTTTAAACAGCCTTGGTACCATGGTGAAACAATCATAACCTCTATTGGACAAGGATATATGACAACCACACCGTTACAGCTCGCCGTCATGCTAAGCGGCATATTCAATGGTGGCAAAATCTATAAACCTAGACTGTTGGATAAAATCATTACTCCAGATGGAGTATTCAAAATCAATAGTGAATTAGTTAGAGAGATCCCCATCACTAAAGAATCCATAAACCTGGTTTTAGATGCTGTTACTGAAACAGTAATGGGTGAAAGGGGAACCGCATATCGTGCCAAAGTAGAAGGTATAATGGTGGGAGGTAAAACTGGAACAGCCCAGGTAGTGGGCCTTAAAAAGACTGAAAATATGAATCAGGACCAGATCCCAGAGAAATACAGGGATCACTCCTGGTTTGGTGGTGTCTTCCCTTCGGACAACCCCCAGTATGTAATCGTGGTCTTTGTGGAGCATGGTGGTGCAGGCAGCTCGGGAGCAACACCTATTGCAGGTGCCTTAATAAATAAAATGGTGCAGTTGGGATATGTTACAGGTAGATAAAAGACTATTTAAGAACTTCGACCTTTATCTAACAGGGATAATCATTACAATACTGGCTTTTGGATGGATAGCTGTGTATAGCGCTTCCTATGATCCAACGGATAATAGATTTTATAGCTTTTATATAAAACAGTTATACTGGATAGTAATCGGCTTTATCTTTTACTTTTTTTTCTCCTTTTTCAACTATAAACATCTTTTAAAATGGAGTATAATATTTTACATTTTAGGGCTAATCATGCTGGTACTTGTATTGATAATAGGGCATATAGGGATGGGTGCCCAGAGGTGGATCAATATAGGTGGGTTTCGTTTCCAGCCGTCAGAGTTCTTTAAGATAATTTTTATACTCATGATGCCAAGAATTTTTAGTGATTTTGATCAAAATAAATTAGGCTTTTTAGAGGTTATAAAGAAGATAATACTTGTAATACCACCATTTATACTTGTCTTTTTGCAGCCAGATTTGGGCACTGCAATGGTATTTTTGGCCATCTGGGGGATGGTATTACTTTTTAGAGGAGTAAAGATAAGCACCATTTTACTGTTTCTTATCATAGGGTTTATCATCGCACCCATTGCGTGGAATAAATTACATGACTACCAAAGAGAACGTGTATTAACATTTCTAAATCCTGAAAATGATCCCTATGGAGCAGGATACCATGTTATACAGTCAAAAATTGCCATTGGTTCAGGGGGTATAATTGGTAAAGGGTTTTTAAAAGGTACCCAATCCCATCTGAAATTTTTACCCGAAAGACATACAGACTTTATTTTCTCCCTCATTAATGAAGAGTTTGGATTTTTAGGTGGATCTTTTTTGATTGGACTTTTTGGAGCCTTAATCTTTAGGATATTTTATATATCCCAAAAAGCAAAGGATCTATCTGCTAAGGTACTATTACTGTCTATTGGATCTTTGATATTTTTTCAAGCTTTTGTAAATGCAGGAATGACACTGGGGCTATTACCAGTAGTCGGTATACCGATGCCCCTCATAAGCTACGGTGGTTCTGCCCTCATAACATTTATGACACTGCTTGGAATAGCTAATTCTATATCCATAAGGAAATTCGACTCACCAGGTGACAATAGATGAACGATTTCGTGAAAAAACTTTTAAAAGTATCAAAACCTGTAAGATATATAAACAATGAGATAAATGCTGTTCACAAAAATATATCAAAAGATACCACAACTGTATGCTTAGCTTTCCCAGATGTCTATGAAATAGGGATGTCCCATCTTGGTATGAAAATCCTCTACGAATCATTAAACAGCTCCGAAAAAATAGTTGCAGAGAGATTTTTTTTGCCGTGGGTAGATGCAATTGAAACATTGGGACCAGATATCTTTGTCTCTCTGGAATCAAAAATCCCATTAAAAAATTTTGATCTAATAGGCTTCAGCTTACAATATGAATTATCATATACAAATGTTCTTCAGACTTTAAGGCACTCCCACATACCATTACAAAGTAGATACAGAACAGACTCAGATCCCATTATTATAGCCGGTGGCCCATGTACTTTTAATCCAGCACCACTGTCCGAATTAATAGATGTTTTTTTCATTGGGGAAATGGATGAGGCTTTAAAGGCGGTCATGGAAGGTTTTAACCATTATAAGGATTTAAAAAGAGAAAAAAGATTAGAATATTTAAATAGTTTCCCTTTTACCTTCGTACCTTCAATCGATCCAAACAAGGTAACTAAAAAGCATATCTTTCATACTTTTTCCCAACAAACAAATCTAAAAAACCTTTTAGTACCCCTAATGCCAATAACCCAAGATAGAGTTAGCATTGAGATATCAAGGGGTTGTACCCGGGGGTGTAGGTTTTGTCAAGCTGGTATGATCTATCGCCCAGTTAGGGAGCAAAGTGTAAATAAAATCATAAACAATGGTATTCATCTCTTAAAGCATACAGGGTATAATGAGATATCCCTCATGTCCTTATCCACTTCAGATTACACAGAGATTCAAACGCTACTATATATTCTATCTGATCTTGTTAAAAAAGATATGATCTCCCTTACACTACCCTCCCTTAGAGCAGACAAAATCGATGACTACATCTTCGAAACCCTCTCAAAAGTAAGAAAATCAGGTTTTACCATCGCACCAGAAGCTGGTTCCCAGAGGATGAGGGATATAATCAACAAAAACCTTAAAGAAGACGAAATCTCTCTGGCAGTGGAAAAAGCAGCAAGATACGGATGGAACAGTATAAAGCTATATTTTATGATTGGATTGCCTTTTGAAGAGGAAGAGGATATTGTTGAGATCGCTGAACTCTGTAAAAGATTAATGGGTTTAGCTAAAAACATAAATAAAAAAATAGAGATAACTGCTTCTGTCTCAAACTTTGTACCCAAACCCTTTACCCCTTTCCAGTGGCATCCCCAAAACAGCAGAGAAGAACTACGCTCAAAACAGAGAATACTTATAGATCTTTTTAAAAGGTATAAAATTGCTCTCAAGTTACATGATATAAACCAAAGTCTAATTGAGGGTGTATTTGCTAGAGGTGACAAGAGGTTAAACAATCTGCTTTTGATTGCCTCCCAACAAGGGTTCTATTTTGATGGCTGGAGTGAGTTTTTTGATATAAAAAAATGGGAGGGGATCTTTTCCCAGTTAGCCTTAGATATGGAAAAGGACTTCGCATGTAAGGCTTACTCTTTTACAGATCCTTTGCCTTGGAAAAACATCGATGCCCTAATTGATACTCACTTTCTTTGGGAACAATATCAATTAAGTAAAAAAGAGGTTACCACAGATGATTGTAAAAATAGTAGGTGTATTAAATGCGGAGTCTGCGATTTTATTGATATAAAAAATGAGATAGCCACTAACGATTATGTTAAAACAGACACCTACAAAAAAGATCAATCATCCTACTGTTATTATATGTTTTTATTTGAAAAAAAAAGCTATGCAAGTCTGTTATCAGCTTTGGAGCTAACAAGGGTTTTAAGTCATTGTTTTAACATTGTGGGGTTTAAAATAGCTCACTCTCAAGGATACAATCCTCAACCAAAAATAAACTATGTCTATCCCTTACCAGTAGGTATAGAAGGTGAAAACGAAGTCATAATAGTAAAAGGGGAAGATTTAGAGGATTATTATTGTTTATTGAACAAAATGAACAAAATTTTACCTGACGGTCTTAAGATAAAAGACCTAAAAAAAGTAAAAAAATATGAACAAGCAGATGCTGAAGTCACCTATGAATTTGATGAAGAAACATACTACTACCTTAAAAGTACTATCAACGCTGGAGAATGTTTCTATATCAAAAAGAACAAATCCAATAAGGAGAAAAAAGTAAGTATTCACGATTACTTAATCTCTACCAACGACGAGGAATTGACAATTATTCTTAAAATTGATAATAATGGTGGCTATAATCTACTTGATTTTTTTAAATATAAGAATTATAATTATATTAGATTTTTAAGAAAAAAAATACGTTTAAAGGGGTTAGAGTATGTTTAGAGAAAAATCTATCCAAGCATTAAAAGAAAAAGGGTATAAAATCACTAAGCCACGTGAATGGATAATCGAATATTTAGATGGAAACAAGAACCATCCTACTGCTCTTGAAATCTTTGATGATATCAGAAGAGCTGATAAGTCAATATCCTTTGCTACTGTTTACAATACCTTAGAGACTCTTGTTAAATCAGGCATTATCAACGAAATATCAGTAGACTCCCAGAGTAGTAGATTTGATCCAGACACATCCGATCATATCCATTTTGTGTGTGAGAAGTGTAAAAAGGTAAAAGATCTTCATGATGAAACATTTTTAACATCGTTTAGAACCATTCCCGGAAAGATCACAGGATATAACATCGTCATTAGAGGTGAATGTGAATCCTGTATGAAAAAATCATAAAACGGAGGTTTGGATGGCCGTATTTGTATGTAAAACTTGTGGAGAGAAAAAAGAGGGTAGATGTAAACCCAAAAAGTGTCCAAAATGTGGAGGCACAAACACATTTGAAAAACAAGGATAAGCTATACAGTTTTTTAGAAGCAAGCTATAATAATCTCAATAAGGTCGCTTATATCTCAAGCGACCCTATTTTTTTCCCTAAAACTATAGAAGGCAATACCGAATATATATCCTTTGTTTCATCGATGTTTGCTTATGGTAAAGTAGCAATGATTAAAGCTTTTTTGAAAAGCTTTTTTGATCATTATGGTTTGCAACCCACTGGTGATCGATCCATGAGCAAAGAGATGTATTACAGGTTTCAAAAATCCATTGATATTTACAATTTATATAGGTTTATATGTGACATATACGAAAGACATGGATCTATAAACAGATTTTTTTTATCCCTATCTAATGATTTAGAAACAGCTATTAAACTATTTATCGCACAAGCAAGGAGTTACGGAAAAGACAAAAACTGTACAAATGGTTATTTTCAGCTTTTTCCTGATCCTGAAAAATCTGGACTAAAAAGATTGAGGATGTTTTTACGCTGGATGATACGACATGATGAAATAGATTTTGGCATCTGGAAAGGTTATGACAAAAAAGACCTAATCTACCCTATAGATACTCACATTCTGAAGTTTGCCCAAAGAAACTGTATTATCCCAAACAATACAAACAACCTAACCAACGCAATCAGAATAACAGATTTTTTCAAAAGCTTAAGCCCTATCGACCCCCTAAAATACGATTTTACTATTACTCGTTTAGGCATGATTTATGGATGTAATTTTGAGGATGGTGATATCTGTAAAAGCTGTAATTTAACTAACATTTGCCCTTTTTGTTGACAAATATTCAAACTTGTATATATTATAAAATCGGTAATGATAAAAAAGGAGGCTTTTTATGGCATTAGTTTTTACGGAGAGCAACTTCCAGTCAGAGGTGTTGTCGAGCAATGTTCCAGTTCTTGTCGATTTCTGGGCAGTATGGTGTGGTCCATGCAAAATGCTTGCTCCAACTATAGATGCACTAAGTGTAGAATTTGAGGGGAAGGCTAAAGTAGGTAAAGTAAACGTGGATGAAAATCAGCATCTTGCAGCCCAATATGGGATTATGAGCATCCCCACTGTAATGATTTTTAAGGGTGGCAAAGTTGTGGAACAGTTTATAGGTGTTCAACCTAAAGGTGTTTATATAGAGGCACTAAAGAAATATTTATAGAGGTAGTTTTATGCCAATTTACGAAT harbors:
- a CDS encoding TIGR03960 family B12-binding radical SAM protein encodes the protein MNDFVKKLLKVSKPVRYINNEINAVHKNISKDTTTVCLAFPDVYEIGMSHLGMKILYESLNSSEKIVAERFFLPWVDAIETLGPDIFVSLESKIPLKNFDLIGFSLQYELSYTNVLQTLRHSHIPLQSRYRTDSDPIIIAGGPCTFNPAPLSELIDVFFIGEMDEALKAVMEGFNHYKDLKREKRLEYLNSFPFTFVPSIDPNKVTKKHIFHTFSQQTNLKNLLVPLMPITQDRVSIEISRGCTRGCRFCQAGMIYRPVREQSVNKIINNGIHLLKHTGYNEISLMSLSTSDYTEIQTLLYILSDLVKKDMISLTLPSLRADKIDDYIFETLSKVRKSGFTIAPEAGSQRMRDIINKNLKEDEISLAVEKAARYGWNSIKLYFMIGLPFEEEEDIVEIAELCKRLMGLAKNINKKIEITASVSNFVPKPFTPFQWHPQNSREELRSKQRILIDLFKRYKIALKLHDINQSLIEGVFARGDKRLNNLLLIASQQGFYFDGWSEFFDIKKWEGIFSQLALDMEKDFACKAYSFTDPLPWKNIDALIDTHFLWEQYQLSKKEVTTDDCKNSRCIKCGVCDFIDIKNEIATNDYVKTDTYKKDQSSYCYYMFLFEKKSYASLLSALELTRVLSHCFNIVGFKIAHSQGYNPQPKINYVYPLPVGIEGENEVIIVKGEDLEDYYCLLNKMNKILPDGLKIKDLKKVKKYEQADAEVTYEFDEETYYYLKSTINAGECFYIKKNKSNKEKKVSIHDYLISTNDEELTIILKIDNNGGYNLLDFFKYKNYNYIRFLRKKIRLKGLEYV
- the mrdA gene encoding penicillin-binding protein 2 codes for the protein MQLRTASDKFLKTINRKVMLFYFIIVIFFSVLIARLFYLQIINYEKYKTLSDNNRIRVVRIFASRGMFLDRKGVVFVKNSPSYNLTLLKEDVKDIKGTIEKLSSVLNINAETFYKKIKNSYPYVPIVIKRGLSFEDVSYFMEHAQDFPGVKIELETARKYEDGEAVSHIVGYTGEVNMDEIEKFGIYFPGDIIGKTGLERYYEPILKGKNGLKYVEVDSLGQAVSVSNVKEPIAGNNIALTIDFNMQKYAKELFAGKKGAAVILKIDGNEVITLFSAPTFDLNSFVPYISEQTWKELHNEHKPLINRATESAYPPGSVFKVLMAIASLNEKVITPSTAFNCNGEFNFGNFTYKCWNKDGHGSVSLKKSIAESCDVYYYNVGLKLGIDNIAKYAKNFGLGSKTGIDLPVESAGNFPDRDWKKKVFKQPWYHGETIITSIGQGYMTTTPLQLAVMLSGIFNGGKIYKPRLLDKIITPDGVFKINSELVREIPITKESINLVLDAVTETVMGERGTAYRAKVEGIMVGGKTGTAQVVGLKKTENMNQDQIPEKYRDHSWFGGVFPSDNPQYVIVVFVEHGGAGSSGATPIAGALINKMVQLGYVTGR
- a CDS encoding transcriptional repressor is translated as MFREKSIQALKEKGYKITKPREWIIEYLDGNKNHPTALEIFDDIRRADKSISFATVYNTLETLVKSGIINEISVDSQSSRFDPDTSDHIHFVCEKCKKVKDLHDETFLTSFRTIPGKITGYNIVIRGECESCMKKS
- the rodA gene encoding rod shape-determining protein RodA; translation: MLQVDKRLFKNFDLYLTGIIITILAFGWIAVYSASYDPTDNRFYSFYIKQLYWIVIGFIFYFFFSFFNYKHLLKWSIIFYILGLIMLVLVLIIGHIGMGAQRWINIGGFRFQPSEFFKIIFILMMPRIFSDFDQNKLGFLEVIKKIILVIPPFILVFLQPDLGTAMVFLAIWGMVLLFRGVKISTILLFLIIGFIIAPIAWNKLHDYQRERVLTFLNPENDPYGAGYHVIQSKIAIGSGGIIGKGFLKGTQSHLKFLPERHTDFIFSLINEEFGFLGGSFLIGLFGALIFRIFYISQKAKDLSAKVLLLSIGSLIFFQAFVNAGMTLGLLPVVGIPMPLISYGGSALITFMTLLGIANSISIRKFDSPGDNR